In the Diorhabda sublineata isolate icDioSubl1.1 chromosome 10, icDioSubl1.1, whole genome shotgun sequence genome, aacaaattatggaAGGATCTGGTCTGATGataatttctttgattattttctctaaaaaGCAGACAAATACCTTCGGTTGCAGAAAAGCAAAAGATgtgatattttttaagtttgttTATTACTTGTAATATTGTAAAAAGACTTTTGCTTAcagtaattgaaatatatttaaacaaaatattaaatacttatTACTAGTAATATTGTCCCCTCCTCAGATGGATGAGTTTATGTGCCTCAATGTTGTTTCAATTATACCTTAGATTAGAATATCTTAGGTAGCTCCAATTCTCTAATTAGTATTGGAAAGCTACAATGAATAAGCAGgtaatttttggttttgaatACAGATGAACCTTCTTGATGGATAATGGGTGTTATGTTTTATGAAAATGGAGATACATATATTTCTATGAGAGGTAGATAAATGAGACATTCATTTATCACTCAAAGCTCacaaaattttgtagtttaccCACAAAATTTACCTcagaaatccaaaaatttcatgACGAAAGCTATGAAATATGTATTCTGATAGaagattatcaattttttaaattataatagtaAACTAGGTAGCAGATTAAGATATTATCTGGATTTGTAGATTTTGTTGCTCcatttttacacaattttttggTCAGGTCTTTCTTCAATTcacaaatttaaacaatttttattacagacactaaaatgtatataagaaaatatgaattatgaatctaaaatttttgtgtcattattttgtatatattaaatattttcctatGATTCttgttcaatcaatttttctttttattattatattgtatcGGCATGTTTGGCATCTTTGCAGCACCTCtttatacttataaatataacattttaataattttcacacAAATCATATTTGGAATTCATATCATCAAAATAGCATAATTtatgtgtatttttttatacaaattatggGAGGATCTAGAATAGAAAAATAAGTATGGTTGTAAAATAGTATAATATTGTAATGTCCTGCTTATTTCTCTAAAAGGCTCAAGTAACTTGAAGGAATACGAACACCTAAGGGAGTGGAACACAAGAGAGAAAAAGCCTCCTTTGGGAGGAGTCTATGCATTTTAGAGGTAGAACAATAAGATgtagagtcttgtacaaaatatcttctgggTATAGGTGCAGAGTGGCTGTAAAGCCAAAAGAATCTACAAATCGTtgggaaataaataaaacaattatttacatacaaaaacaaatatattgaaattaaattattaaatataccgataaaagtataaaatattcacagtctaaaagttacaatttttataaatctgtTAAACTAGAAAATTggtgaaatattattataaattaccgTTCCAtctaatttataaatgaataaataagacATTTTAggtagaacatttttttttaaaaaattttcatttactattaaaaaacacaTCTTCCTATATGCATCTCACAAAAGTGAAAtatatatgttgaaatttttctatttgtacCCCTCACTCCTTATAGGTGctacataaaaaaatctatttgttATCTTCGATATGGGCGGTTGCTAAATCTACTATTTTTGGATATTTAACAttctttttgttcaatttttcttgtgcccataaaattaatttgagaaGGGTGGAAATTTTCGGAGCTGTGTTTTCTTGATGTTCCATTTTTAAAATAGCAGCGTTCACTTCACTGGCCACCTgtaatcaaaaaaaatatttgtaacataGATTGTACGGGGTCGGCAACTAAGAACGCCTGTTAACTATATATCGGGAACAGATTAAATTACagctttagaaaaaaaattataagaaaagtGATATCGAGAAAcacatggaaattattttcagaattataGGTCCACCACTAGAGGgcgtattttaaaatataaaattaaataatcaaaatttaccCAATTAAGTGGAAGGTAATATACTATAATTGAATTCTCCAACAAAATCTGCGCATTTTTCACTGTACAAGTTTTGAtttatctcttcaaataagaggtgggggagagtggaaacattgttattaaaaaatactttcaattgTGATTCCTCTCAGCTGTTATAAACttgaaattgtttaaaagagattttgtccaacaatacaaaatatataaattctaagctATTCAATTAGCAACGTGaatgctagagggcgttgttttatatattttatatattggcCTTTCtcttgaaaaatttaaatacaagcATGAAAGTTTGAGATTTGGGGAATTTGAATCATAAAATAATGGATCAGATCTGATAAAGATAAAAAGTATTTGTCGACCAAAGCCTTTAGGTGTGAAAAAGATGCCctgaattataaaataaatgaccAGATGTGATAAAGATAAAAGTATTTGCTAATGAAAGCCCAAATCTAAGAAAGATTTGAGTATTTACTGACCAAAGCTTTTAGAAATGAACAAGATGTCtcaaatcataaataaatgacGCTGCTCTCATCAAAATCTCctacattataataataaataagattagaaacaaaaaatacctTTTGCCTATGTGAAGGTGCAAGTAGGTCACCAAAAGGAGACGCTAGAGGTTCTTCAAATGCTAAAAGTGCTACGGTTCTTTCTAATTCTGAAAGAACAGACGGATCTTCTTCACCAGCTTCACTTAGATGACTTTGGGCGAATGCCAGAGCTTCTTCTATCCTGTTATTTCTTATCAATTCAATCAGATGTAATTGCTAAAACATTGAAATAGATACCAGATAcagatcaaaagtttttgcctaTACTATAGTTTGTATGATACACAACAAATATAGTAATATAAAGAGTACAGTCTGTAATTGTTACATCTTTTGCTTTTTCATTTCTATGCACAATTTTTGCATTCTTTGTaacaatttcaacaaataatcaTCATCTAGTTGGTTCCATACGTTTTTCAAGGTACTCCAAAGGTGTGAAGTGGAAGGACATTACATTCTGACTTCCATGTGCAATTTGTCCCACATGAATTCAAGGCGACTGTAACGACTAAATgattactttcagtacattcttccaTTCCAAATTCCACGACGAACCCTCCTTCATCCCTACTTAGGGGATTTGGTAAGAATAaatcacaaacaaaaaaaaacaagagaagaAATGTAGATAAAGTTAGAAGGGAAGAGGAGGAAGAAAGTTGGAAGTTTGAAGAGGAATTAATACATGGCAggagagaaaatattaaatagatcTGACCACAAACAATCAATGCTAATTATAGAAGAAAAGGAGAAGGAAGAAAACATCAAGTCAACGAGACTCTGTTGTCCATTGTCCTGGGCACAGAACTGAGAAAAATGGGAAAGACCAAGGATACCAGAGCGGGCgtccaattttcatattttttagccCACTGCAACCACACGCACAGTTTCTCTCGATCTACTTTTCACTGGCAAGATTCCTAAATTCATTCTTCTGAGCTGTTATATCTGGGTCCATGATTCATCCatcacatttaaaatatgttcATCTTCAGCAGTTGTGATTTTTCAAGGCCACCTGAACTTTTTTCATcaccaaagctcctggtggatgtaTAAATGTTTAAATGTAAATCAGATTAATTAATTGACACTCTATGATAACTTTAAAACTATTGTACTTGAATCTTCTGGATTCTGATACGATTGAATAAAAATAGGAATATTCAACGAACACCGCTCACAGTCTAATCTTGTTTTGAGACGTGCTAAACAGTTTTCTGAAAAGCTCTTTCAGTTTTGTATTCAAATGGAACatgtattaaatttatttataatccaTAATAAGTTTCCTTACTTGCAGatggaaatataaatatctgTCATTGTCTAGTAACTCAGGATGTAACTGATTAATGAGAGCTGTAGCTTCTTGAATTCTACCGGTCATTATAGCATCTCTAATCCTGATTCTGTCATCTAATGAATGAAGTTCTACAGTTGGTATTACTCCTGATTCTTGTTGGAACTTTTCTGCTGCTTCTTTAAAACCCTCTACAATAAAGCATATGGTATTGATACATATTTTTAGGAGCAAGTTTCACAAAATACATTTGTTATtccaattaatttaattactgtCACAATAAAAgtgtttaattttcaatttgtattcttttatattaaaatcctctgattaaaaaaaatattttttgtattaaattttatacataataagtaaattgaaaaaaatatgtaccaATGAATTGTTTAAATAAGAAGTCAAATGTTTATGAGGTATTCACctccaaaaaaattgaagctCTTAATAATATTGAccttaatatcaattttattttgaattgtttatcTATTGGCATAGTAGAGCACGCTAAAGTATCtcttataagaaaatatatcattgaaaattcatatttctctTATTTATAGCCAAAGAAAATGTAAAAGTTTTGAATACCAAACAATAACCAAAAAGTTTAATGGACAATTTAATTTGCTGGGATTCTTTGCAAATGAATGTCGTAATTTTACTACATGTAATTCGACACACTTACTGCTTTTCGATAAATTTGGGTTACCCctatccaaaatattatttttaaacattatcAATGCACAAGAAAATTCAAACTATACCTGTGACTAGATAATTCATGATAAGATGGTTCATATTGCTACGGCCGAGATCGTTGTCCTCTAATATCAACAACCACTCTTCCTTTGTTGGAATTGGTACGTCGTGTTTGTCTGTGCTGTagctcattatttttttcttttatttattttaggtaAAGTGAAAAACAACTACAAATCAACAAAAAGTCATTGTCATTTCGTAATGTTGGTAACATGACAACGACTAATTCAATTTGACATTAGTCGTGGATTGGTATCTACTGCGTTACCATAGATACATGAAATCTCAAGTTCATTACTACATAAATCCAGTGGTGTGTATAACTAAATCTTAAAAAGGcggaatattttaattaaaggATAAATTTATAGAGATTTACCCACGTTGATTGAAAGTATTAttagattaataattttaaacgaTGCTGCACCCAGTCTTGTATATATCTTAAAATTTGAACTTTTCGTATGTAGTTAAAACAATATAGATACATAAAAAACGTTTATGTGTGATCATTTtccaaataagaaaaataattatttcatatgagattatgaaaatgaaacaattatgttcaatactactaaCTCTCCCGCTGCTCTCGACTCGTAAAAAGCAAGTATTACAGACAGATAGAGGTGCGTATTCACTCACACTCCAAATCAACCAAACTTCAGTTAAACATGAAACGAAGAATCCGAATTTTGGTAGATTAATTGAAGATTTGCACTTTAAATTTGAAGAACTCGACGATGACGATATTATCAACATTTTCAACGCGCcgataaaacaaaaagttattcgttCTATAGcgaatcgttttttttttatttcttaaatttgttGTTTGACCTTTCTggttattttcatcattaagcTCCCTTGCCAActgttcacaatttttttccttttccttccAAGTTAccgtatcattttttttttggaatcgaCTGTTTGTATTTCTTCACAATGTTAACGAAAAGTACGTCTTCATAGAAATTGCACGACTCTTTTGTTCTTTGATCAGTTTTGTTTATACAACTTGCTTAAACAACTCaaactttaaataaatatcgGGAAAATTTTGGTTCTATTGTTGGCAACTGCAGAAAAATGTCTGTTTAACTGTGACTtgtaaaatagagaaattttgtttattcttggtTCAAACTCTAGTTTTATCTTCAGTTTTACCCTAGGTTGTAAAATTCGCGCTAAGTGTGAGAAAGAAATGTTCCACAATTTATAGCCTattgactttttcttgtttagcTTCAGAGTTGAAAAGATATTTCCAGAATTAGTTTGAGCGTATGCAAAAATGTAGATATTAAATGTGAAAAGATTTCGAAAAGCAATAAAGCAGTTTATTTCGAACTTGTTCGTTTCTGTTTCACTTTCAGTAACTCTCGTATCTACACCAGAAGTAACTGTCTAACCTCATAACGACATTGAACAAAAAACATGTATAACCCTTTGCTGTTTAATACAGGATCATTAATGGGAAACcggatgtttttaaaataatcataaaaaattgaatatttactttaaaaaataacGCATCATACGCGTACAAGCGTTGGTCTAGCGTCCACGGCTCCATCTCAATGACtgaaatgtaaatgtaaatacaaCGGAAACGTTAGATACCAGTCACGTGCACCTCCCATCATAAGCGCCCGTGTACAATCCACTTCAAAAACATTCGGTTTCCGTGAATGACCCTGTATAAAGTGCTTAAGAAACAGTCTACTCTATAATTTCAAGGAGTCTGAACGATAATAAGATATCCCGCCAAATActtcttattaaaaattgttgtgTTTGGAACCTAGACATTGACCTATACTAACCTTTTATGTTCAACTAAAGCAACGTATTTTCTTTCAGTAATTTTCAGAGGCGTCCCAATGAATGATTGAAACAACAAGACACAAAAAATAGTGTATTTACCTTTCTTGTAATACAGATATTCAGTATAAGTATTATTAAGAAGATCTAACTTGAATAGGAAAACCTACACatgcaaaaaatgtttttaaatcgataaaaatccTTACGTAGAATAAATCCGAGAAGTATTCTTCATTATGTAACACTTTCACTTCGTTGTGGACTCTACTTACATAAACATATGCAGTGAAAGTTTGTATACAAGACTGATGTCGTTTTTGTGTATTAGAACAGTGCCTAGTGTATTCTCTAACGATAACTACTTTGATTTAGTTTTCTAGTTggacatttcaattattttatacgAGGTAGGTGAGATTTGATGTTTATATGTGAATACAGTGAACGgccaaattcaaattattaattcagAAATGGCagaattttcgagaaaattacGGTCgatttttggtttaaaatatGATGTATAGTTGAGTGTTTAAAGAAGAAGGGGAAGAGCTCGTTGGGTGTGATGTTCTTCTTGGGTaggattttttaatattggatAGTCTTGATATGTGGTAGATCTATGGTCTTGATAGGGGATTTGTTTTCTTAAGTTTTGCTTGCGTTAGgaactttttgttttgaaacatgcatgttttattttacttttggtAGAAGTACGTCACCGATAATATTGTGGGGATGTTAAAGTTGagtgtttaaagaaaaatagaaggGGAAGAGCTCGTTGGGTGTGATGTTTTTCTAGGATaggattttttaatattggatAGTCTTGATATGTGATAGATCTATGGTCTTGATAGGGGATTTGTTTTCTTAAGTTCTGCTTGCGTTAGgaactttttgttttgaaacatgcatgtttcattttacttttGGTAGAAGTACGTCACCGATAATATTGCGGGGATGTTAAAGTTGagtgtttaaagaaaaatagaaggGCAAGAGCTCGTTGGGTGTGATGTTCTTCTTGGGTaggattttttaatattggatAGTCTTGATATGTGATAGATCTATGGTCTTGATAGGGGATTTGTTTTCTTAAGTTTTGCTTGCGTTAGgaactttttgttttgaaacatgcatgtttcattttacttttGGTAGAAGTACGTCACCGATAATATTGCGGGGATGTTAAAGTTGagtgtttaaagaaaaatagaaggGCAAGAGCTCGTTGGGTGTGATGTTTTTCTAGGATAGGACTTTTTAATATTGGATAGTCTTGATATGTGGTAGATCTATGGTCTTGATAGGGGATTTGTTTTCTTAAGTTTTGCTTGCGTTAGgaactttttgttttgaaatatgcatgtttcattttacttttGGTAGAAGTACGTCACCGATAATATTGCGGGGATGTTAAAGTTGagtgtttaaagaaaaatagaaggGCAAGAGCTCGTTGGGTGTGATGTTCTTCTTGGGTaggattttttaatattggatAGTCTTGATATGTGATAGATCTATGGTCTTGATAGGGGATTTGTTTTCTTAAGTTCTGCTTGCGTTAGgaactttttgttttgaaacatgcatgtttcattttacttttGGTAGAAGTACGTCACCGATAATATTGTGGGGATGTTAAAGTTGagtgtttaaagaaaaatagaaggGGAAGAGCTCGTTGGGTGTGATGTTTTTCTAGGATaggattttttaatattggatAGTCTTGATATGTGATAGATCTATGGTCTTGATAGGGGATTTGTTTTCTTAAGTTCTGCTTGCGTTAGgaactttttgttttgaaacatgcatgtttcattttacttttGGTAGAAGTACGTCACCGATAATATTGCGGGGATGTTAAAGTTGagtgtttaaagaaaaatagaaggGCAAGAGCTCGTTGGGTGTGATGTTCTTCTTGGGTaggattttttaatattggatAGTCTTGATATGTGATAGATCTATGGTCTTGATAGGGGATTTGTTTTCTTAAGTTTTGCTTGCGTTAGgaactttttgttttgaaacatgcatgtttcattttacttttGGTAGAAGTACGTCACCGATAATATTGCGGGGATGTTAAAGTTGagtgtttaaagaaaaatagaaggGCAAGAGCTCGTTGGGTGTGATGTTTTTCTAGGATAGGACTTTTTAATATTGGATAGTCTTGATATGTGGTAGATCTATGGTCTTGATAGGGGATTTGTTTTCTTAAGTTTTGCTTGCGTTAGgaactttttgttttgaaatatgcatgtttcattttacttttGGTAGAAGTACGTCACCGATAATATTGCGGGGATGTTAAAGTTGagtgtttaaagaaaaatagaaggGCAAGAGCTCGTTGGGTGTGATGTTCTTCTTGGGTaggattttttaatattggatAGTCTTGATATGTGATAGATCTATGGTCTTGATAGGGGATTTGTTTTCTTAAGTTTTGCTTGCGTTAGgaactttttgttttgaaacatgcatgtttcattttacttttGGTAGAAGTACGTCACCGATAATATTGCGGGGATGTTAAAGTTGagtgtttaaagaaaaatagaaggGCAAGAGCTCGTTGGGTGTGATGTTTTTCTAGGATAGGACTTTTTAATATTGGATAGTCTTGATATGTGGTAGATCTATGGTCTTGATAGGGGATTTGTTTTCTTAAGTTTTGCTTGCGTTAGgaactttttgttttgaaatatgcatgtttcattttacttttGGTAGAAGTACGTCACCGATAATATTGCGGGGATGTTAAAGTTGagtgtttaaagaaaaatagaaggGCAAGAGCTCGTTGGGTGTGATGTTCTTCTTGGGTaggattttttaatattggatAGTCTTGATATGTGATAGATCTATGGTCTTGATAGGGGATTTGTTTTCTTAAGTTCTGCTTGCGTTAGgaactttttgttttgaaacatgcatgtttcattttacttttGGTAGAAGTACGTCACCGATAATATTGCGGGGATGTTAAAGTTGagtgtttaaagaaaaatagaaggGGAAAAGCTCGTTGGGTGTGATGTTTTTCTAGGATAGGACTTTTTAATATTGGATAGTCTTGATATGTGGTAGATCTATGGTCTTGATAGGGGATTTGTTTTCTTAAGTTTTGCTTGCGTTAGgaactttttgttttgaaatatgcatgtttcattttacttttGGTAGAAGTACGTCACCGATAATATTGCGGGGATGTTAAAGTTGagtgtttaaagaaaaatagaaggGCAAGAGCTCGTTGGGTGTGATGTTCTTCTTGGGTaggattttttaatattggatAGTCTTGATATGTGATAGATCTATGGTCTTGATAGGGGATTTGTTTTCTTAAGTTCTGCTTGCGTTAGgaactttttgttttgaaacatgcatgtttcattttacttttGGTAGAAGTACGTCACCGATAATATTGCGGGGATGTTAAAGTTGagtgtttaaagaaaaatagaaggGCAAGAGCTCGTTGGGTGTGATGTTTTTCTAGGATAGGACTTTTTAATATTGGATAGTCTTGATATGTGGTAGATCTATGGTCTTGATAGGGGATTTGTTTTCTTAAGTTTTGCTTGCGTTAGgaactttttgttttgaaatatgcatgtttcattttacttttGGTAGAAGTACGTCACCGATAATATTGCGGGGATGTTAAAGTTGagtgtttaaagaaaaatagaaggGCAAGAGCTCGTTGGGTGTGATGTTCTTCTTGGGTaggattttttaatattggatAGTCTTGATATGTGATAGATCTATGGTCTTGATAGGGGATTTGTTTTCTTAAGTTCTGCTTGCGTTAGgaactttttgttttgaaacatgcatgtttcattttacttttGGTAGAAGTACGTCACCGATAATATTGCGGGGATGTTAAAGTTGagtgtttaaagaaaaatagaaggGGAAGAGCTCGTTGGGTGTGATGTTCTTCTTGGGTaggattttttaatattggatAGTCTTGATATGTGGTAGATCTATGGTCTTGATAGGGGATTTGTTTTCTTAAGTTTTGCTTGCGTTAGgaactttttgttttgaaacatgcatgtttcattttacttttGGTAGAAGTACGTCACCGATAATATTGTGGGGATGTTAAAGTTGagtgtttaaagaaaaatagaagagGAAAAGCTCGTTGGGTGTGATGTTTTTCTAGGATAGGACTTTTTAATATTGGATAGTCTTGATATGTGGTAGATCTATGGTCTTGATAGGGGATTTGTTTTCTTAAGTTTTGCTTGCGTTAGgaactttttgttttgaaacatgcatgtttcattttacttttGGTAGAAGTACGTCACCGATAATATTGTGGGG is a window encoding:
- the LOC130449714 gene encoding glucose-induced degradation protein 8-A homolog, producing the protein MSYSTDKHDVPIPTKEEWLLILEDNDLGRSNMNHLIMNYLVTEGFKEAAEKFQQESGVIPTVELHSLDDRIRIRDAIMTGRIQEATALINQLHPELLDNDRYLYFHLQQLHLIELIRNNRIEEALAFAQSHLSEAGEEDPSVLSELERTVALLAFEEPLASPFGDLLAPSHRQKVASEVNAAILKMEHQENTAPKISTLLKLILWAQEKLNKKNVKYPKIVDLATAHIEDNK